The stretch of DNA tagtgtaCATTTACAGTTAAATTGTCTTCTCCTTCGCCTTCGGTTTCAATAACGTACGTATCTTCAGGTGGCCTTATGGATCTAGTATAGGCAGTGACTGTAACTAAGCTAATTAACATAAACCCTAGAAAGAATACATATTATAAGATTAAACGAAAAATTATACCACCTTATCTGATTTAAATACCCAGACCGAAGTAGTTTTGGATCTTTTCAGTGGTACCAAAGTCGACTCTGTGGTAGTCCAATATAACCAAATGAAGAATGAGACCAGCTAATATATAGATCAACGTCATCAAAAGCCACCAATGTAGATAACAGAGATCCTATCAAAAAAGGGTCAAGGCTTAGAGATATACAAAAGTAGACGTCAATTCAAACCTTAATCTTGACTACGATCATTAAAGTTCCGCAATAGCTATGAAAAGTCCAGACCACATAGCAATGTTCCACATTTGAAATAAGTACTAagccaaattgtttaaaatgaatttctcATACAACTAAAATCTTTGCCATATTACCACCGTTGGTTCCATGTATAATTTCGCCGAAGTTAGTTAGTGCAAAAAATGTAACAATACAATTCAGAACTATTCCGGTGACGATGaccaaaattttgaaaatatgttcTAGTAAGCAGCACATGTCTGTTATTTTGAGTGAACTGAACTATGTTGGTATATAATTCAAGAGAAAAACCAGCAAATTAATGTATCCTCaattaataagaaatataGCAATCCTAA from Drosophila takahashii strain IR98-3 E-12201 chromosome 2R, DtakHiC1v2, whole genome shotgun sequence encodes:
- the LOC108060334 gene encoding uncharacterized protein translates to MCCLLEHIFKILVIVTGIVLNCIVTFFALTNFGEIIHGTNGVLISNVEHCYVVWTFHSYCGTLMIVVKIKDLCYLHWWLLMTLIYILAGLILHLVILDYHRVDFGTTEKIQNYFGLGFMLISLVTVTAYTRSIRPPEDTYVIETEGEGEDNLTVNVH